Within the Achromobacter spanius genome, the region CCACGTGCTACGCACCAATCCAGGGCGGGCGCCACCCCCAAGACGCTCTACGGCTCCCGTCGGATGAGGGCCATGCGCCGATGGGGGATAATTCACTTTTGATGCTTAACCCCGGTGGGTTTTGATATACGGGTTTACCACTAGCCCAATCAGAACTGGCGCTGCAACTCCCCTACTCAAGGAATCGTCGTGGGTAACAACAACACGCAATTTCCCGCTTCCGTCTTCAAGGCTTATGACATTCGCGGCACGGTGCCGGACCTGATCGACGCGACGTTTGCGCGCGCCCTGGGCGTGGCGCTGGCCGCGCGCGCACGCGACGAAGGCGTGCAGACCCTGGTCGTGGGCCGCGACGGCCGCCTGAGCAGCGAAATGCTGTCCGACGCCTTGCAGGAAGGCATGCAGGAAGGCGGGGTAGACACGCTGGACGTGGGCATGGTGCCGACGCCGCTGGTGTACTTTGCCGCGAACATCATGCAGACCGGGTCCGGCGTGGCCATCACCGGCAGCCACAACCCGCCCAAGTACAACGGCTTCAAGATGATGATGGGCGGCCGCGCTCTGTATGGCGAAGACGTGCTGGCCTTGGGCGCCGCCATGAACGGCGCGAGCCCGGCCCCGGCCGAACGCCCCGGCGTGCGCCGCCAGCTGGACCTGGTGGCCGCCTATATCGCGCGCGTGGCCTCCGGCGTGAAGCTGGCCCGCCCCATGAAAATCGCGATCGACTGCGGCAACGGCGTGGCTGGCGCGGTGGCCCCGCAACTTTTCCGCGCGCTGGGCTGCGAAGTCACCGAACTGTTCTGCGAAGTGGACGGCACCTTCCCCAACCATCACCCCGACCCCGCCGAACCCAAGAACCTGCAAGACCTCATCAAGTGCGTGGCCGAGACCGACTGCGAACTGGGCTTGGCGTTCGACGGCGATGGCGACCGTCTGGGCGTGGTCACGAAATCGGGCCAGATCATCTGGCCCGACCGCCAACTGGTGCTGTTCGCGCGCGATGTGCTGGACCGCAACCCCGGCGCCACCATCATCTACGACGTCAAGTGCAGCCGCCACGTGGGCCTGTCCGTGCAAGCCGCGGGCGGGGTGCCGCTGATGTGGAAAACCGGCCATTCGCTGGTCAAGGCCAAGCTGGCCGAAACCGGCGCGCCCCTGGCCGGCGAAATGAGCGGCCACATTTTCTTCAAGGAACGCTGGTACGGCTTTGACGACGGCCTGTACACCGGCGCGCGTTTGCTGGAAATCGTGTCGCGCGAAGCCGATGCCTGCGCGCCCCTGGAAGCCCTGCCGCAAGACGTTTCCACGCCCGAGCTGAAGCTGGAAATGGAAGAAGGCCAGCCGTTCACACTGGTCAAAGCCTTGCAGGAACAGGGGCAGTTCGCCGACGCCAAGCGTGTCATCACCATCGACGGTGTGCGCGCCGAATACGCCGACGGCTTTGGCTTGGCCCGCCCGTCGAACACCACGCCCGTCGTGGTGCTGCGTTTTGAAGCCGAGAACGCCGAAGCCCTGCAACGCATCCAGGCCGACTTCCGCCGCGAATTGGGCAAGCTTGCGCCAGAAGCCAAACTGCCCTTCTGACCCACTCATGTCGCTACCGAACAGCCCAGCCTGGCAAGCATTCACCGCGGCGGCCAAAGCCGCACCCCTGCGCGGTGAACAACTCAGGGTGATCAACGCGCCGGGCCTGCGCCTGGACCTAAGCACCCAGGCGCACTCGCCCGCCTTGCACGCAGCGTCTGAAGCGCTGCTGGCGCAGCAGCAGTTTGACGCCGCCCGCGCCACGCTGTTTGACGGTGGCCACGCCAACTGGACCGAGGGGCGCGCCGCCTGGCACACCGCCTTGCGCGCGACCGAACCGCCCGCCGCGGTTGCCAATGCCGTGCAGGCCGAACGGGATCGCTTGCGCGAATTCGTGCGTGAGGCCGACCGCGCCGACCGCTACGGCCACGTGCTGCACCTGGGCATTGGCGGCAGCGATTGGGGGCCGCGCCTGGTGAACCGTGCGCTGCGTCATGCTGGCGCGCGGCGCGAAGTGCGCTTTGCGTCGAACGTGGATTCGCATTCCGTCGCCGATGCCATGAGCCGGCTGGATCCGCACGATACGCTGGTCATCGTCGCGTCCAAATCGTTCACCACGACCGAGCCGCTGGCCAATGCGGAAGTAGCCATGAACTGGCTGCGCGACGCCGGCGTGGCCGACCCCATCAAGCAAGTGGTGGCGATCACCGCCAACGTGGAAGCCGCGCTCAACCTGGGCATATTGCCCGACCACATCTTCCAGATCTGGGACTGGGTTGGCGGCCGTTATTCGCTGTGGTCCGCCATCGGCCTGCCGATTGCGCTGGCCTTGGGCAACGAGGCATTCGATCAGTTGCTGGCGGGCGCCGCGGCCATGGACGACCATTTTCGCACTGCCCCCAACGCAGAGAACGCGCCGCTGCAACTGGCGCTGGCCGGCGTGGTCAACCGCAGCGTGCTGGGCTATGACTCGCTGGTGATTGCGCCTTACGACTCGCGGCTGGTTCACCTGGTGCCCTGGGCGCAGCAGTTGGAAATGGAATCGCTGGGCAAGGTCGCCACCGAAGACGGCAGCCCTACCGGCGTGCCGACCGGCCCCTCCGTCTGGGGCATGGCCGGCACCGACTGCCAGCACACCTTCTTTCAATGGTTGCACCAGGACGCCATGGGCGCGCCGGTGGACTTCATTCTTTGCGAGCAGCCCGACCACGCCTATGCGCGCCACCATGAACTGTTGATTGCCAACTGTCTGGCGCAGCGTTCGGCGCTGCTGCGAGGCAAGTCCTTCGACGAGGCGCTGGCCGAAACCTCGGCCACGGAAAGCGATCCGGCGCGCGCGCGGCTGCTCGCGCAGCATCGTGTGCATCCGGGCGGCCGCCCGTCGTCGCTGATCGTGCTGCCGCGCCTGGAGGCCTATACCCTGGGTGCGCTGCTGGCCTTGTACGAACACAAAGTCTTCGCGCAAGGCGTTATCTGGGGCATCAACCCGTTCGACCAATGGGGCGTGGAGTTCGGCAAGGCGCTGGCCAAGAACATCATGCGCGAGCTGGATGCGCCGCAGACCAGCCAGCAAGACCCGTCCACCCGTTTCTGGATCGACGCGATCGCGCGTGGTCGTTAGGCAGGCTCAATCAATCCTGAATCCAAACCCGCCGAATTCGCCGTATCAGCCGTATCAGCCGATCAACCACCAAGGGCGTCGTAGAGTTCGACATGGACGCGGGCGACCCGCTTGATGTCGAATTCGCCCTCGGCCAGCGCACGCCCCGCCGCGCCCATGCGCTGGCGCAAGGCGGCGTCCTCGGCCAGGCGCGCGATAGCGTCCGCCAGCGCTTGCGCGTCGCGCACCGGCACCAACAGCCCGGTCTGGCCGGGTTCGATGGCGTCGCGGCAGCCTGGCACGTCGGTCGTCACCACCGCGCGCCCGCAGGCCGCGGCCTCGATCAAAGATTTCGGCAAACCCTCGCGATACGAAGGCAGCACGGCGATATGACTGGCCGCGTAGAGTTCAGCAATGTCCGAGCGTTCGCCCAAGGCCTGAACCGCGCCATCGCGTTGCCAGGCATCCACCTCTTGCTGCGTGGCCGATGCGGGGTTGCCCGCATCCAGCCCACCCACCAGTTGCATGGTCACCGGCACGCCGCGCGCGCGCAGCATGGCCGCCGCGTCAACGAATTCGCGCACACCCTTGTCGCGCAACAGGCGCGCCACCATGGTGACCACGACGGGCGGCGCAGGCGGTTCGGGCGACGCGCGATAGGCATCCAGGTCCACCCCCGCGCCGCGAATCATGACGACCTGCTCGTCACGCACCGCCCCCAATGACTTGAGCAGGTCGCGGTCATTGGCGTTCTGGAAAATCACGCGGCTGTTCGCGTGGCCCAGCGCCACGCGGTACAGGCGCGCCACCACCGCACGCACCAGCCGCATCTTCAGGGAATTGGACAGGAACACGAAGCCCAGGCCGGAAATGGCGGCCACCATGCCCGGCACCCGGGCAATGCGCGCGGCGATGCCGCCATACAGCACGGGCTTGATCGTGACCAGGTGCACCACGTCCGGGCGCACGCGGCGAAACAGGCGCACCAGCGCCAGCAGCGTGCCCAGTTCCTGCAAGGGATGCTTGCCGCTGCGCGTCATCGGAATGGCGTGATGGGTCATGCCCATCGCCTGGATGTCGGCCACGGCGGGGCCATCCATCGTGGCCACATGCACGTCATAGCCCGCTTGCTGCGCGGCCAGCGCCACCGGCACGCGATGCGACATGAAGAACGCGGGGTTATTGACCACGAACATCAAGCGACGGCTCATGCCTGGCCTCCCGCAATGCGGCGCCATACGGCAAGGTAATGCTGCACCATGCGCGCCAGATCAAAGTTTTCCAACACGCGCGCGCGGCCTGCCTCGCCGGCGCGTCCGTGGCCGCGTGCGGCCACGTCGCACAAGGCGGACTCGACGCCGCGTGCCAGCGCCTCGGCTTGCTCGGGGGGCACGACGACGCCGGTGTCGGCGACGATGTAGGCGGCGTCGCCCACGTTCGTCACCACACAGTAAACGCCGCAGGCCATGGCCTCGGCCACCACGTTGGGAAAGCCCTCCGCGCAGCTGGACAGCACGTGCACGTCCAGGCCGTTCATCACGGCAGGCACGTCGTCGCTGGGGCCGGCAAGGATGAGACGGTCGCGCAGGTTCAGCTTGTCGACCAGCGCGCCAAGTTCGGCGTTGTCGGCTGTCATGCCGCGCCCGACCAGCACGCAGCGCAAGCCGCCGTCGCGGCCATCGCGTACCAACGCAGCCACGGCGCGCAGCAGGTTGGCGTGGTCTTTGAGCGGGTCCCAACGGGCCACGCTTCCGATCACGGGCGCGTCTTCCGACAGCCCCCACTGCGCGCGCATGCGCGTGCGGGCTTGCGCATCGGGCGCATAGCGCGACAGGTCATAGCCGTTCGGAATTACCACCATGCGGTCGCGCCGGTAGCCGCGTTCGGCGTGCCGTTCGGCCGCATTCTGGGCGGCGCAGACAATGGCGCGCGGCACGCTGCCGGACAGCCAGGCGCAGGCGCGCAAGACCAGGCGCGCCGACCGGCTGCTGCGTTCAAGATGCGCACCCGAATTGCGGATGCCCCAGGCAACCGCGCGCACGCCCGCCAGCCGCGCGGCCA harbors:
- a CDS encoding phosphomannomutase/phosphoglucomutase, with product MGNNNTQFPASVFKAYDIRGTVPDLIDATFARALGVALAARARDEGVQTLVVGRDGRLSSEMLSDALQEGMQEGGVDTLDVGMVPTPLVYFAANIMQTGSGVAITGSHNPPKYNGFKMMMGGRALYGEDVLALGAAMNGASPAPAERPGVRRQLDLVAAYIARVASGVKLARPMKIAIDCGNGVAGAVAPQLFRALGCEVTELFCEVDGTFPNHHPDPAEPKNLQDLIKCVAETDCELGLAFDGDGDRLGVVTKSGQIIWPDRQLVLFARDVLDRNPGATIIYDVKCSRHVGLSVQAAGGVPLMWKTGHSLVKAKLAETGAPLAGEMSGHIFFKERWYGFDDGLYTGARLLEIVSREADACAPLEALPQDVSTPELKLEMEEGQPFTLVKALQEQGQFADAKRVITIDGVRAEYADGFGLARPSNTTPVVVLRFEAENAEALQRIQADFRRELGKLAPEAKLPF
- the pgi gene encoding glucose-6-phosphate isomerase, whose product is MSLPNSPAWQAFTAAAKAAPLRGEQLRVINAPGLRLDLSTQAHSPALHAASEALLAQQQFDAARATLFDGGHANWTEGRAAWHTALRATEPPAAVANAVQAERDRLREFVREADRADRYGHVLHLGIGGSDWGPRLVNRALRHAGARREVRFASNVDSHSVADAMSRLDPHDTLVIVASKSFTTTEPLANAEVAMNWLRDAGVADPIKQVVAITANVEAALNLGILPDHIFQIWDWVGGRYSLWSAIGLPIALALGNEAFDQLLAGAAAMDDHFRTAPNAENAPLQLALAGVVNRSVLGYDSLVIAPYDSRLVHLVPWAQQLEMESLGKVATEDGSPTGVPTGPSVWGMAGTDCQHTFFQWLHQDAMGAPVDFILCEQPDHAYARHHELLIANCLAQRSALLRGKSFDEALAETSATESDPARARLLAQHRVHPGGRPSSLIVLPRLEAYTLGALLALYEHKVFAQGVIWGINPFDQWGVEFGKALAKNIMRELDAPQTSQQDPSTRFWIDAIARGR
- a CDS encoding glycosyltransferase family 4 protein; this encodes MSRRLMFVVNNPAFFMSHRVPVALAAQQAGYDVHVATMDGPAVADIQAMGMTHHAIPMTRSGKHPLQELGTLLALVRLFRRVRPDVVHLVTIKPVLYGGIAARIARVPGMVAAISGLGFVFLSNSLKMRLVRAVVARLYRVALGHANSRVIFQNANDRDLLKSLGAVRDEQVVMIRGAGVDLDAYRASPEPPAPPVVVTMVARLLRDKGVREFVDAAAMLRARGVPVTMQLVGGLDAGNPASATQQEVDAWQRDGAVQALGERSDIAELYAASHIAVLPSYREGLPKSLIEAAACGRAVVTTDVPGCRDAIEPGQTGLLVPVRDAQALADAIARLAEDAALRQRMGAAGRALAEGEFDIKRVARVHVELYDALGG
- a CDS encoding glycosyltransferase family 4 protein produces the protein MNTPALRVLHVITGLGQGGAESVLMRLATYPETGASHTVVSLTDEGIYGERLRAAGVAVHALGMKRGRVSASGFLALRRLIATQRPDVVQTWMYHADLIGGLAARLAGVRAVAWGIRNSGAHLERSSRSARLVLRACAWLSGSVPRAIVCAAQNAAERHAERGYRRDRMVVIPNGYDLSRYAPDAQARTRMRAQWGLSEDAPVIGSVARWDPLKDHANLLRAVAALVRDGRDGGLRCVLVGRGMTADNAELGALVDKLNLRDRLILAGPSDDVPAVMNGLDVHVLSSCAEGFPNVVAEAMACGVYCVVTNVGDAAYIVADTGVVVPPEQAEALARGVESALCDVAARGHGRAGEAGRARVLENFDLARMVQHYLAVWRRIAGGQA